One Loxodonta africana isolate mLoxAfr1 chromosome 15, mLoxAfr1.hap2, whole genome shotgun sequence genomic window carries:
- the LOC100653612 gene encoding olfactory receptor 8A1-like, whose protein sequence is MPAENHSAVTEFVLGGLTNRPELQLPLFFLFLGIYMVTLVGNLGMIMLICLNSQLHTPMYYFLSNLSFVDMCYSSVITPKMLVNFVSEKNRISYAGCMSQLYFFLVFVIVECYMLTVMAYDRYVAICSPLLYNIIMSHQICSMLVAVVYIMGLIGSTIQTVLMLKLSYCESLISHYFCDILPLMKLSCFNTYDIELTVFFLAGFNITVTSSTVLVSYAFILSSILHIRNTEGRSKAFSTCSSHLTAVGLFYGSTAFMYLKPSRASSLGQENVASVFYTTVIPMLNPLIYSLRNKEVKDAMQKTLRRKLS, encoded by the coding sequence ATGCCTGCAGAAAATCACTCTGCTGTGACAGAATTCGTTCTAGGAGGATTAACAAATCGGCCAGAGCTCCagctccctctcttcttcctctttctagGGATCTACATGGTCACCTTGGTGGGGAACCTGGGCATGATCATGCTTATTTGTCTGAATTCCCAGCTTCACACCCCTATGTACTACTTCCTCAGCAATTTGTCATTTGTAGATATGTGCTACTCCTCTGTCATTACTCCTaaaatgctggtgaactttgtgtcagagaagaacagaATATCTTATGCAGGGTGCATGTCACAACTCtactttttccttgtttttgtcattgttgagtGTTACATGCTgacagtgatggcctatgaccgctatgttgcCATCTGCAGCCCTTTGCTTTATAACATCATTATGTCACATCAAATCTGCTCCATGCTAGTGGCTGTGGTCTACATCATGGGGCTCATTGGCTCAACGATACAGACTGTCCTCATGTTAAAACTGTCCTATTGTGAGAGCCTCATCAGTCATTACTTCTGTGATATCCTCCCCCTCATGAAGCTCTCCTGCTTTAACACCTATGACATTGAGCTGACAGTTTTCTTTTTGGCTGGATTCAACATCACAGTCACCAGTTCAACAGTCCTTGTCTCCTATGCCTTCATCCTCTCCAGCATCCTCCACATCAGGAATACAGAGGGCAGGTCCAAAGCCTTCAGCACCTGCAGTTCCCATCTTACAGCAGTGGGACTCTTCTATGGATCTACTGCATTCATGTATCTAAAGCCTTCCAGAGCCAGTTCCTTGGGCCAGGAAAATGTGGCCTCTGTGTTCTACACCACAGTGATCCCCATGTTGAACCCCCTTATTTATAGTCTGAGGAACAAGGAGGTGAAGGATGCCATGCAGAAAACACTGAGAAGAAAACTGTCTTAA